In one Juglans regia cultivar Chandler chromosome 11, Walnut 2.0, whole genome shotgun sequence genomic region, the following are encoded:
- the LOC118349890 gene encoding uncharacterized protein LOC118349890: MKILSWNTRGLGNPRGIRTLADLLRREDPDVLFLQETKLNAAKMEFYRVRFKFNCCLTVDAVGRSGGLALLWKQDVPLSILSYSASHIDAMLEGPQSRRGGAKPFRFEAMWIGETECSRIIQQEWLAAISSNGMQGVMDCIYSCSSKLQRWNKSKFGKVQVKLKEAKHKLSMEQSQEVILDKMERKVSHEMNVELIKSFTAVEVLQALKEMHPNKAPGPDVLNHGEMPQALNHTFITLVPKKKSPQTVNDLRPISLCNVAYKLIFKVIANRIKQVLLVIISDTQSSFIPGRLITDNVLVAYEVLHYLKRKKKGKKGFMSIKLDMSKAYDRVEWSFIESVMSKLGFHEKLIQLVMMCVRTPTFSILINGSPTGLIVPSRGLRQGDPISPYLFLLCTEGLISLLREAERTNVVTGLQICHGAPKLNHLLFADDSLIFCNADMETNVRLQTLLEQYEVSSGQQLNREKTTMVFSANVNQHNKQAIMNLWCSTQLQHYDKYLGLPPVVGKSKSRAFASIKHKVWLKLQGWKGNMFSQGGKEILLKAVAMAIPSYAMSCFKLPPRLCSKIESMMARYWWGQKQEERNIHCLSWKKMCNLKFVGGMGFKELEVFNMALLAKQAWRLLQNQDISLGGNPSYAWRGIWEAKRLLVQGGRWNVGNGSLIHILNDVWIPGFRNLRQALGNEQSIEHSSQLDNQVFSLIDQSTKWWDIAKVRALFNPNMVEAILRLHPSHTGAADHWMWEHEKSGSFSIKSAYSFFKTILESEHGESSSGALMKKFRTALWKLQVPHKVKVFAWRACKDSLPTKANLIKRKLDIEGKCCFCQHPFEDLRWSTPPEDSLKLNIDGALFFDLNKAGMGAVLRNHMGEILMACSRVESVSLEPEQVEAVALLRGLQLCMSLGIPKLIIESDCLFLVEEVNRSSESNAAI, encoded by the exons ATGAAGATCCTTAGTTGGAATAcacgagggcttgggaaccctcgtgGTATTCGTACTCTTGCTGATTTACTCAGAAGAGAAGATCccgatgttttgtttttgcaagaaacaaaaCTGAATGCTGCAAAAATGGAATTCTATAGAGTTAGATTTAAGTTTAATTGTTGCTTAACTGTTGATGCGGTTGGTAGAAGTGGGGGCCTTGCTTTATTATGGAAGCAAGATGTGCCTCTGTCCATTCTGAGTTACTCAGCATCACATATTGATGCTATG CTGGAGGGCCCCCAGTCAAGACGAGGAGGTGCTAAACCTTTTAGGTTTGAGGCAATGTGGATTGGTGAAACTGAATGTTCAAGAATTATACAGCAGGAGTGGCTTGCTGCAATTTCCTCAAATGGAATGCAGGGTGTTATGGACTGTATTTATAGTTGTAGCAGTAAGTTACAAAGGTGGAACAAATCAAAGTTTGGTAAGGTCCAAGTCAAGCTGAAAGAAGCAAAGCACAAACTCTCCATGGAACAAAGTCAGGAAGTGATtcttgataaaatggagaggaaggtcTCTCATGAGATGAACGTTGAACTTATTAAATCCTTCACAGCTGTTGAAGTTCTTCAAGCTTTGAAAGAGATGCATCCCAACAAAGCACCAGGGCCTGATG TTTTGAATCATGGAGAAATGCCTCAAGCTCTCAATCACACTTTCATCACTCTGGTCCCTAAGAAGAAGAGTCCTCAAACAGTAAATGATCTTAGACCaattagtttatgtaatgttgcatataaactaatttttaaGGTCATTGCTAATAGAATCAAGCAAGTGTTACTTGTGATCATCTCAGATACTCAGTCCTCTTTCATACCTGGCAGACTCATCACGGACAATGTACTAGTGGCCTATGAAGTTTTACACTAtttgaagagaaagaagaaaggaaagaaaggtttTATGTCTATCAAGCTTGATATGAGcaaagcttatgatagagtCGAATGGAGTTTTATTGAATCTGTTATGAGCAAGTTGGGATTCCATGAGAAGTTAATTCAACTTGTGATGATGTGTGTGAGGACTCCTACTTTTTCAATTCTGATTAATGGCTCTCCTACTGGTCTTATTGTTCCTTCACGAGGGttgaggcaaggagatcctATTTCTCCTTATCTATTCCTCTTGTGTACTGAAGGGTTGATTAGCCTTTTGAGAGAGGCTGAAAGAACTAATGTTGTTACTGGATTACAGATTTGTCATGGAGCTCCTAAACTGAATCAtctgctttttgcagatgatagcttgATTTTCTGTAATGCTGATATGGAAACAAATGTAAGGTTGCAAACTCTATTAGAGCAGTATGAAGTTTCCTCAGGTCAGCAGTTGAATAGAGAGAAAACAACAATGGTTTTTAGTGCTAATGTGAATCAGCATAACAAGCAGGCTATTATGAATTTGTGGTGCTCAACTCAATTGCAGCACTATGACAAGTACCTTGGGCTGCCACCTGTGGTGGGCAAGTCCAAATCGAGGGCATTTGCAAGCATTAAGCACAAAGTTTGGCTCAAGTTGCAAGGTTGGAAGGGGAATATGTTCTCTCAAGGGGGTAAGGAGATCCTCCTTAAAGCAGTAGCTATGGCAATTCCATCTTATGCCATGAGTTGTTTTAAGCTTCCACCAAGGCTTTGCTCTAAAATAGAGAGTATGATGGCAAGGTATTGGTGGGGTCAGAAGCAGGAGGAGAGAAACATCCATTGTCTAAGCTGGAAGAAGATGTGCAATTTGAAATTTGTGGGAGGCATGGGGTTCAAGGAGCTTGAGGTTTTCAATATGGCATTGTTGGCAAAACAAGCTTGGAGATTATTGCAAAATCAGGATA TTTCTCTTGGAGGAAATCCTTCCTATGCTTGGAGGGGTATTTGGGAAGCAAAGAGGCTGCTAGTGCAAGGTGGCAGATGGAATGTGGGAAATGGAAGTTTAATCCAtattttgaatgatgtttggatcCCTGGATTTAGAAATTTGAGACAAGCACTGGGAAATGAGCAGAGTATTGAACACAGTAGCCAGCTGGACAATCAAGTGTTCTCTCTTATTGATCAAAGTACTAAATGGTGGGATATTGCCAAGGTTAGAGctcttttcaatccaaacatggTGGAGGCTATTCTCAGATTGCATCCAAGTCATACTGGAGCTGCTGATCATTGGATGTGGGAACACGAGAAGTCAGGCTCTTTTTCTATCAAAAGTGCTTACAGTTTCTTTAAAACTATCTTGGAATCAGAACATGGGGAATCCTCTAGTGGggctttgatgaaaaaattccGGACTGCTCTATGGAAGTTACAAGTTCCTCATAAAGTTAAGGTTTTTGCTTGGAGGGCTTGTAAGGATAGTTTACCAACAAAGGCAAACCTGATCAAAAGAAAACTGGACATTGAAGGAAAATGTTGCTTTTGTCAACATCCATTCGAGGATTTGAG ATGGTCAACCCCTCCAGAAGACTCTCTTAAGCTAAACATTGATGGGGCTCTcttttttgatttaaacaaagCTGGTATGGGCGCGGTTTTGAGGAACCATATGGGTGAAATTCTTATGGCATGTAGTAGAGTGGAATCTGTTTCTCTGGAACCAGAACAAGTTGAAGCTGTGGCTTTATTGAGAGGCCTTCAATTGTGCATGAGCTTGGGTATCCCTAAGCTGATAATTGAAAGTGACTGTTTGTTCCTAGTTGAAGAGGTTAATAGATCATCTGAGTCAAATGCAGCTATATGA